Genomic DNA from Mycteria americana isolate JAX WOST 10 ecotype Jacksonville Zoo and Gardens chromosome 25, USCA_MyAme_1.0, whole genome shotgun sequence:
TGATGGCAATTTTGACACCTAACCTatgtttttaatctgttgttatttaattttttttattttagggaagCTTATTCTGATTTCTGGGAGACTGAGTGGTTGTTCTGTGGCCTTGTTCAATGTGAGTGTCAATACTGCATGTTCAGGGTGGCTGCTGCCACTTCCCACCTTTAGTTAGTTTAAGCACAAACAAATGCAGAGTTTGGAAGTGTCAGattgctgtgctgccagcagccgAGATGAGAACTGAATGTGATTTGAGCTACAACTGGATGtgaggtggggaagaaaaaaaaaagcttgtactGGCTTTTGATCCAGTTCAAACCTGATTGGCATGTTCATATTGAATAAGAAGTAACGGTTCACTAATACTTTGTAAGTTTAAATCCTGCTTACCCCGTTTGGGAAGGGCAAGGACGATTCTTTGCACATTCTTGCTGGATCAAAATCTTAAGCTGTGGTCTGTGTTTTACCAGATGAAAACTTGCAATCGAGTGATGAAGCAAGAGGCTGCTCTCTGGGGAGGAGGAACGAAGGGATTGTTTGACTTCACTCTGCTGGTCTCGGTATTTGAGATCTGCCTCTCGTGATGCCAGCCCACACACGGTGCTCATCCCAGTTAGCCGTGTGTCTGAGAGGCGAGATACACACCTCCAAATAACAAATGTGTCTCCTCCTCTGTTCATCTCTCTGCCGTAACAAGGAATTCCTGGTTGTAGCGTTGATCCTGCcgagctgtggctgctgccaggctctTAGCTGTCTTTTCACCTGGGACTTGCTAAGTGTGGCTCTTGCCTTCATCCCGACGTCTGCAGTTCGGCCCATGCGGAGACTGGATGTGCCACAGTTTCTGCTGGAGACGGAACAAGTACAGACAGATGCTGCTGAAGTTGGAGAGAGACTTTCATGTTTAAGGGCAGAACTTGGTTATAAGATACAGTACTCTTTCGTGGGCTTGCAGATGAGTCATCGAAGGCCTTTTAATCCCacctttgttttctgcagcattAAATAAGGTGATGTATGCCTGAGCCACTGACAGAGCTGTTGAAGCAACGTGTCCTGCAAACTGCTCTTCCGTcaggtttttgtttaaaagacAACGCCAATCGGCTCTTCTGGTAATAGCGGATTGCGCTCTAAAAAGTGGAACAGCAGCATCACAAGATTGCGAGGAAGTATCCCGAGCGTATGGTAGCCCCGTTCTCACACAAAGGCGGTACTAATAccaatattaaaagaaacaataataatCAGCCTCTGCTGATTACCAGCCGGGTAATTCTTGGTGTGTGTCGCGGAAGTGGCAGACAGCACGAATGTAGGGAGATACTCTCAAGCTTAATATTCCTCTCTTAACCAGCAAAGTTCTTGACAACTAATAAACTTCAGAGACCTTCAATCGGACACCCGAGTTTCAAAGCGTGTTAGTCTCTCCGAGCGCGCTGGGCGAGGGAGTCTGCCAGTTTCTGTCATTTCACAAGGATGCTTTCTCGGTTTTAATGCTTTGCCTTCTGAGTAGCGCTGGGAGAGACCTGCCTGAAAAAACAATGATGGTGACTGCGCAGAAAGCTGAACAAGCCAGAAAAAAACGGGGCTAAAGCAGGCGTAGCGCCCGAAACCACAGATTTCTCTGGCAAGCCCAGAGCCTCCTTTGCAAACGTGGTTAGTCCTGGTTCCCTCTTACGAGCAGTGTCTTGACAAGGGAAAGATGTGTGAGATCTGTtgcttttccctgtctttctgcGCTCAACTTGGCTTATTCTTCCCCCTTTGGACTCTTCAGGCTTGATcgttttatttcattaaatgcaTGAGGACTTGGGCGGGGGTTTCCACGGGGATCTCAAGAGAGGGATGGTTTATTATATTTATCACTCTGCTTCAGGGGCTAGCTCGCAGTTTCCTGCCGCGATGCGGCAGATGAAGCACTTCAGGCCCCTGTGATTTTTattactgttgatttttttaacGCTTCGGCCATTCTGCCCTGTCCCGGGGCTGAGCTGTGCTCGGCAGGGCTGGGCCGCGGCTCCGCCCAcgccggccccgccccaggccccgcccacGCCGGCCCCGCCCACGCCTCCCTAAAGGCGCTTCTCTTTCGCACACCCTTCCCCGCATGCGCAGCCAGCGTGGGCGGGCCCCGCGCGTCCACCAATGGTAGCGGCGCCGCGCGGTGGCGGTGGCCAATGGGCGGCGACGGCGGGGCCGTTGGGCGGCTGGACATGGCGGCGGCGCGCAGCGATGctgaggaggcggcggcgggcgatgGCGGCCCGGCCGCGATggcggcgccgggccgcgcccAGGTCTTCGCCACCGTGGTGGACAccttcctggagaagctggtggcagCCGGCAGGTGAGGCGGGAGCGGGGCCTCGCCAGGGCGGGCCGCTCGGTGGGAGCCGGGGCCTGGCCGAGCCCTGCTGCGAGGAGGCCCCGGCCCCTGGCAGTGACGCCCTGCCCCTCCGGTTTTGCAGCTACCAGAGGTTTGCAAACTGCTACCGCTGCTTCTACAAGCTACAGCCCGAGATGACCAGGAGCATTTACGATCAGTTTATATCCCAGCTGCAGGCCTCCATCAAGGTGAAAGGGGAAGCAGAGCCTTAGGGGCAGGGGCTCGGGGGTGTGCGTGCCTTCAGAGGGGCTTCAAACCCCCGGTGTAAAAGCGCTGAACACGTTGATATTAAGGGtagcaaatacatttattcaaTGGCAAAAGGAGAAAGTTAAGACTGCTCCCCAGAGATTCGTCCAGACCTCTTTGTCTTCCCCAGAAAGAGCTGTAGAATCGCAgaatcattttggttggaaaagacccttaaggtcatcgagtccaaccgtaaagctaacactgccaactccaccactaaaccatgtccctaagcaccatgtctacacatcttttaagtacctccagggatggtgactcgatACCTGGCGATTCCCGGGATGTAGCCTTCATCCAGGGAAAAGCAAGGGCTCACAAGCAGAGCGATGCCTGTGTCAGCTGTTTGGGTCCTGCTGAATCCCTGTGGTGTCCTTTCCTCACAGGAGGAGATCCAGGAGGTGAAGAATGAAGGGAATCTGGAGGTGCTCTTTAATTCATTGGATAGGATTGTGGAGGAGGCAAAGAACCGGGAAGAGCCTGCGTGGTATGGCCAGCCTTGTGGaaggcagcgtgtgtgtgtgtggaggcaTGCTCCTTCAAGGGCGAAAGTCAGTTCCCGTGTGATGTTTTGGTCGTGTTGACGTGTCCTGTAGGCTGTGCACTGCAAGggaatttttttaaacctcacGTATCTTAACAGCAATGTCACTGCGTCTAAAACATCCGAAAATAAGTTTTATCTATGCTTCTCTAGGTCACGTATCTATGCTTCCTCGGTGCAAGGAGGAGGTTAGTGCTGCTGAGACCAGAGGGGAGGCGAACTCAATTCGGAATAATTCAAAAGGCTGATGGCACGTTTTAGCCACAGCTGCTGTTGCAATAGCAGAGCTCACATCAACGCTTCTTGTCGGGCTGCCTTGCGCAGGGACTCAGCAGGCACTGGAAGTTGTATGTGCCGCCTTTTGTTCGCCCTAAAGGCAGGCTGGGTCTTTTAATCGAAAGCATCATcacaattttttgtttctgtgttcggGGAAGTTAATTACATCCTGCCTGCCTCCAGGCCTCGACTAACGGCAGAGTTTTGGGGAGGATTCCTCCCGTTCCTTCATGTATGGCGTTAGGGGGCTACGCGATGGGGTGCCCGTTAAACACGTGCGTTCTAGCTGTCCTCAAGCATCCAGTGCCAGAGGTAAATCGCTGGAGTCGGTGACCTGATACGTTATGGCAGCAGCTCAGCTTCCAATTAGCGAGACTAATTGCTGTGCAAGATTGTTGCTCTCTGGTTGCTTCACATCCCAGTTGTTCCCAGGCGTCCCAGCGGGATCCCAGAAGAGGACGTTCGCAGCGCAATGGTGCCGTACCTCCTCAAGCACAGGTCGTACTTGCGGAAAGTCctaaaggagaaggaggaagagaacagGAAGGTAGCGGAGTCTGTGCTTGCGGGGAGGGATAGgattgcagagctgcagcagctgatcCAAGCTCGCAAACATGCCTGgcaggtaaaaataaacaaataaaccccccTTCTGTTTGCAGCATCAGCCTGAAACACTGTTCCGTGGCTTGACTAGCAAACGGCTGCGCTGTCTTTAAGCCCTCCACTTATCGAAGGCCTCACCAGGAGCCAAGTGCCGCTGAAATTGGCCTGGGCGTTTTCACTGGAGGTCTTGGATGTTTGTGCACTGGGTGGGATGTTTCTGTGGGTGAGCGTGTGAGATGAGTGGGTTGTATTCCGTACGTGCTGAGGAcgctctgttttctctctgcctgctttGTGTCCTGAACGCTGGCATCTGTGGAGAAAAGCACTTTGCTGAGTTCAGTGGGGGTTGTTTTCCTTCCAGGCAATTAGTAAAGAGCAACGAGAACTCATCACGACATTCAAGGAGCCCCAGTGAGGACGCAGGGAGATTCTGCATGTTTCGCAGGGGGAGTTTATCCTCATCTTGGAAGCGTTGACAACGCGTTGGGAAGCGGGACTCTGTGTGTGGCGTACACAAACCACGCAAACTTGCGTTCGTCTCATCAGACCGGAAGAAACTTGCAGTGGGACTGAAAAGCTGCCGGACTTGGACAATTTGATCAAAgtttgtgaagaaataaaaaagaacacaTCAGGATCTTTGGAAATAGATGACAATTTCCTCTTCCCTGCTCAGCTCAACAGGGAGGAGAATCCTACAGATCTGATAGTCAGAGCGTGTCTGTACACTCACGTGCTTCTTTAGTGCTGTGGCGGGTGCGATTCTAGCTTATGAAAGCCAAATGCCTGGCCTTGAAGGTATTTTAGATGTGCCTTAGAGAAAAAACGGTGCCTTACACCCAGAGGCTGTGCTGTGCACAGGAATGAGGAGCCAGGGAGCTGTAGCACACGAAGCCCGCCGTCAGGTGAATGCCCCCACGGCATTTTGTACAGCTGGAGCGTAAATAGCCGCATCGGACTCTTTTGCCTCCTTTTTGCAGTGTTCATTTTCAGTGTCCGTGTCTTTAAAGACAATTGTCCGCCCGTGACCCATCAGAACAGACACGTCAGCAGCTGCTTTATCACATCGAGTTCTTCGTtgccatttattctttttttttcccagttattttccaaccctgctcccctcccagcagaCAGGCATCGAGGGCGCATCTCCGAGGGCCACAGTGTGAAGGATCCAGGGATGTGCCATTTGTGCATGTGGAGACAAGCAGAGGTTAGAATGGCCCTGCCTCGACTTTGTGGGCTCGTGGCAAAGGGATTTGACGTTTCCCTGGCTCCGTGTTGACTCCTGGAACCAAACTGGGTTTGGTTTTACCTATCTGGAGTTGTTCTTTACCATTTCATCGGAAGTTTGCCAGCCAGGGAAGCAGGGACTCACCGGAGTCTGCCTGCCGGGGCGTTAGCGAATCCCCGCAAGTGAGGTGtatcttcaaaatgaagaaaaggtcCTTCCTCTGGGCTGGGCAGATAATGAGGAGAGTTACTGAGTGTGAGTTTATTTCCAACAGACAGCAGATCTGCCGCGGGCAGCGGCTTCTCTGGTCACCTGTCGTGCTCCTCGCCTGTCGTGCTCTTCGGCTGTTAGTGCGTGCCGTCCCAAGGAGAGGCTGTGCCCTGTGTGGTGGGGAAATACAAATTCTGAGGACAATGGTGGCCATTTCCACCGAGCACAAGCCTCTGTTTCCAATTAGAGGCAGCCAGAGCCTGTGATTGACTGACTTACGCATATTTTCCTTCTGTCGTAAACAAGCCTTCCCTCGCTGCATTATAATCTAAATAAATTGGAGCTGTTGTTCCCCCGGTCTTGGCTCCCGCTGTGTGCACTTGGCCCGCGTACTCTATAGTTTATGGGTTTGTTTGACAAAGGCGCTGGCTTCAGCGTTTCTCTCCTCCTCCGCCCCAAAGCCTCCGGTTCCGCTTTTCAAGACAAGGCCGGGATTTATAGGATCTGAAAGTCTGGAAAGTGGTCAGGATCCCAAAGAGGAATGTCACCCCAGGCGGCCCTGGGAGCTCCCACTGCTTGGAGCCCTCCTGGAGTTAAGCGGGAGCAAACTCTGGAGGTGGGTGAGCACCCTGAGTGCTGGGGGGGTCTTGTGGAGAGTAGGAAGGAAAAGGATGGATGAACAAGAGATTCTACTTCTCCAGCTGCTCCGCTCCCCTTCACCTCTGCTCGGTGCCTGAACCCCACCAGCAGCACTTCTTCTTCCTGCAAAGCCCCGTTTTGGGTTTGAAGAGGTGCTGGACCTCTTTCCGACGTCCTGTTTCTGGGAAAGGGCACTGCCTGGGGATGCCCTGGCACGTCAGCGTCTGCCCGTGGGATGTGGCATGGGAGAGCTGCGTGGAGACCGAGGACGAGGGCACCTGCTGGCCCTCTCCTCCTGGCTCACGGCAGTCTGCCCCGGCAAGGAGCCGCGACGACGATGCCACGGAAGGAGCACGCGCCGCTCCCCAAGGCAAAAATTGGCCAACGAGTCCCCGTTGGCCTTGCGCGGAGAGGAAAACCCATAGGGTTTTGGCAGGAACCTCTCCTAGCGTGGCAGCAACCCTGCTGGGATCCAGCACTGGGAACTGGGACAAACCAGTCGGTGACTGGGGAGTGCAGCGAGGAGTCCCACCAGTGCCCCATCTCCCATCCCCGTTAggggctgccaggctggcagggctgggcccaCCGGCAAATCTCCACTGGCCCGCGGCCGTGTTTTCCTCCCTGTGGGCTCTGGCCGGGTCACGGGGGAACCGAGTTCACCCCAAACCACAATTGCTGCCTGCGCTGGCGGCTCGCGGCCCCAGCGGATGTGCTGGAAATAGCCCTGGCAGGGCCGCGGGGCCCCTCCTTGGTGGCGGTCGCAGCACCCTATAAAGCCGCTCGGGGACCGGGGGCTGCACCGAGCACAGAGGCACCATGAAGCCCCTCATCCTGCTGACCCTCCTGGCCCTCCTCACCCTTGGCCTCTGCCGCAGAGGTATGGGGCGTCCAGGGGGGCGATGGGGActgctgggggggctgcgccccAGGAAGGGGGCTCTGCTGCGAGCTGGAGGGAGCAAAGGGGCTCGGAGAGAGATTTGCTGAGCCTTGGGGCGGAAGGTGCGGGGCTGGAGCGGGAGAACGGCGATCAGGACTCCCTTTGCCAggctggggggctcggggtgAGAGCGGGGGGGTGGGATGAGAGCCCCAAAAGGAGGAGCAGGGTGAGGGCACAGCCTGCACGGGGCCTTCCCGAGCCCACCGGCTGCCCCGACCACTCTGCGCCATCCCTCCCCGCAGCTGCTGACAGCTCCATCAGCGCAGATGACTCGCCCAGCTCCGAAGGTGAGTGTCCGCGGCCGGATTCAGCCCTGctgccccggggacggggacgggggggacgcaGCTCTCCCTGACCCCCTGCTATGTCCCCGCAGCCTTCGTCTCCAAACGCGCCGGCGCCGAGGTGGTGCGGAGACACAAGAGGAATTACGTCTATGACAGGTAGCGCTTGACCCCGTCGTGCcggggactgtgtccccgccggGTGACGCGCGTCCCCCACCCAGCGCGTTCCCCGCCCCGGAGCTTCCAGCCCCCACGGGGCCGGAGAGCCTCCAGCGTCCCCTGCATCCCTCGCCTCTCCCCAGCAGCGTCTATGGTGCCGCCTGGAACCCGCTGGAGGCCAAACGCGAGGTGTGCGAGCTCAACCCCAACTGCGATGAGCTGGCCGACCACATCGGCTTCCAGGAGGCGTACCGGCGCTTCTACGGCCCCGTCTAGCCCCCACCGCCCCCCAGCCACCCTGCGGCCCTGCGGGCGCCAGGTCTGAGCTCAGAGCACCGACCTCCCCCAAGCAGCCAGCCCTTTACAGCCCCTTCTGTTAACCGTGGaaagaaataaatgcacaaatGGTGTAGCCGGCTCCTTCCTAGTCCGAGGGTGCGGGATGGGTGTGAGACCACAGCGGAAGTACCCCATGCCGTTCCCACGAGGCCGAGGGCCCCCggcctcttcctccccctcccaaacACCCGAAGGCTCCGGGGCAGAGCGGTGTCCGTCACCACCCGGTCCCTGGCCCTCGCAATGATGAGCCCAGCGCTTGCACCGCCATTATTCCGGTTTAATTTAAAGCTGCTTGTCCCAAGCGTGGGGTTATtagggagggcagcggggctgctccACGGGCCCTAGGGCCCCGCGCCCTTCCCAGCGGCAGGGTCTCCAGAGCAAGCCACCGCTTCACCAAGGCCAGGGTTGGGGAGGTTGGGACCCTGGTCCCACGCATGGGGCTCTGCCCGGCCACAGCCATGGCACCCCATCCCTTCCTGCGCACCCAGCATgcgcacagacagacagacagacagacgcacgcacgcacgcacctcgtgctgggggctgctgggctctgtCTCTTCTatccccccccaaaccacctGCAACGTTGCTGCTGGGTCCCCACACGGGGCGGCACATCTCCCCGCCCCAAATTCATCTCCTGTATGGCCCCCGCCAGAGCTCCTGAGGTCCCACGGCACAGGACCCCTGGCCCACGCTGCCTGGCTCAGCCAGGGCACTGGGGCCAGCTCCGTGCCGGGCACTGACCCCTGCTCCCACCGGGCACGGCCTTTTCCAGCCCGCTGCACCCTCACCTCGCACCCAAATCCCTCggctctgcctccagccccggTCCCCGCAGCCCGCGGCTGCCCCCAGGCACCCAGCGCCTGACCGtgctgcagcggggctgtgcGCATCGCGTCGGGGGCACCGGTactgcacctcagccctgctgGGCTGTGACAAGCCtggctacacacacacacacacgcagacagacagacagacacaggtcCCCAGTTACTGCACTGACCCTGCTGGGAAACGGGCCAGTGCAGCGGTCCATggctttgggggtcccggggctgaGGCTGGGTGCCGCTGTGCGGGGCTGCTACTACGGGTTAGGTGCAGCGTAAGTGCGCTACAGTGCCCTCCCTGCAGCGATGAGTACGATTAAGCCATATTTAaaaggtggggaaactgaggcacggcagggggaggcggggggagggcaGCTTGGCTGGCTGCAGAGGGACCAGGGGAGGGCAGGAACGCCTCATCTTATGCCACCCCAGGACACCCAAGAGCAGGACCCAGGCATCTGAGCCCCTCACCCTCTTCTCCCCACACTTGCcggggggagggtggggtgggagcTCTGGGGGTGCCAGGGTGTCTGGGTCCCCCCAGCCACTCACCCTGCAGTGTCACAGGTCCCTACAGCGCCCAGCCTCGGTGGGGACGCTCGGGGGGCTGACAGAGCTGCCAGGTGCCCGGGGCAAGGCAGCGGTGAAGGCGCCGATGATGGCGGCGTTGCCCAAAAGGGCCAGTCCGGCGGTGCCAAAGGTGCCGGGGAGCCCGGGCGcgggcaggcggccccgcagCCAGGCCCGGCGCGAGCACGCGTCACAGAGGATGGCCTCCAGCTGGAAGTGGGTGCCCAGCACGGCGCAGATGTGGAAGAGCTGGTGGCTGTGTCCTGCCCGGGGTGAGAGGCCAATGTCACCCTGGGTGCTGGGACTCcttgcccagctcctgctgcaaggGGTTGCTCCGGGGACAGGGGGCTGGAGCCGCAGcaccggggggcactgggggggctgctgctcaccGATGTAGTCGAAGCGGCCGGGCGCCAGGCGCTCAGGCAGGTGGGATGCGAAGAGGAAGCCAGTGAGCAATGCGAAGAGGAGGTGGTAGCAGTACCCGGCCACAGCCTCATTCCAGGCGCAGTTGCTCCAGAAGCAGAAGAAGAGCTGTGGGGAGGTGAGTGAGCAACGGGAAGGGGGGGAAACCACCCCTGGAAGGACCCTGGGACCCCCGTGGTGGCGACACCTGCCCCCGGGACACCCCGACTCACCCGGTAAAAGAGCGGGATGTTGTCGTAGAGGAAGGGGTACACGAAAGCCGCTGTGCGCAGCACCTTGCTCAGCCGGGGACGCTCCAGCTCAGGGAAGCTGCGAAGGGGGAGAATGGGGCAGGGGGATGGACCCCTGTTAGCCCCCGCAGCGAGGACCCTGCAAGCACCTTGGCTTTGGGCCAACCGCACTGCCTGAGCAGGGGAACCCCCCCAGAGACACTCTGCAGGACCCCAAAGCTGAGAAGGAGGAAACCTCCAGCCCCAGTTTCCACCCAGCTCTGGCGCTTTTACCCAAAACATACCGGGAGTAGCAGGAGAGGCCGGTGCAGACAAAGGAGTTAAAAGCAGCCGCG
This window encodes:
- the PMF1 gene encoding polyamine-modulated factor 1; this translates as MGGDGGAVGRLDMAAARSDAEEAAAGDGGPAAMAAPGRAQVFATVVDTFLEKLVAAGSYQRFANCYRCFYKLQPEMTRSIYDQFISQLQASIKEEIQEVKNEGNLEVLFNSLDRIVEEAKNREEPAWRPSGIPEEDVRSAMVPYLLKHRSYLRKVLKEKEEENRKVAESVLAGRDRIAELQQLIQARKHAWQAISKEQRELITTFKEPQ
- the BGLAP gene encoding osteocalcin — translated: MKPLILLTLLALLTLGLCRRGAGLERENGDQDSLCQAGGLGVRAGGWDESPKRRSRVRAQPARGLPEPTGCPDHSAPSLPAAADSSISADDSPSSEAFVSKRAGAEVVRRHKRNYVYDSSVYGAAWNPLEAKREVCELNPNCDELADHIGFQEAYRRFYGPV
- the PAQR6 gene encoding membrane progestin receptor delta gives rise to the protein MLTIKLPQIFRVHQVPQIFWEDGIMSGYRHPKSSALDCVLSSFQMTNETVNIWTHFLPTWYFVWRFLVLSSSLDFCQEPYHWPLLIYLLLVCLYPFASSCAHTFSSMSARARHICYFCDYGALSLYSLGCAFAYGAYAMPEHWVSGVLHRYFVPAAAFNSFVCTGLSCYSRFPELERPRLSKVLRTAAFVYPFLYDNIPLFYRLFFCFWSNCAWNEAVAGYCYHLLFALLTGFLFASHLPERLAPGRFDYIGHSHQLFHICAVLGTHFQLEAILCDACSRRAWLRGRLPAPGLPGTFGTAGLALLGNAAIIGAFTAALPRAPGSSVSPPSVPTEAGRCRDL